A window of Kwoniella newhampshirensis strain CBS 13917 chromosome 9, whole genome shotgun sequence contains these coding sequences:
- a CDS encoding inorganic pyrophosphatase: MSEYQTRIIGAANTLEHRVFVEKDGKVVSPFHDIPLFADESKTVLNMVVEVPRWTNAKMEISKEEAFNPIKQDIKKGKLRYVRNCFPHHGYIWNYGAFPQTWEDPNVKHAETGANGDNDPLDVCEIGEAVGYVGQVKQVKVLGIMALLDEGETDWKVLVVDVNDPLAPRLNDVEDVERHLPGLIRATNEWFRIYKIPDGKPENVFAFSGEAKSKKYAVEIIHECHEAWRKLVHGETAASSESYNLSIHNTSVKGSKGLVSTSDPVYASLPADSRKPAGPIDPSVSKSFFISSASA; encoded by the exons ATGTCAGAGTACCAGACCAGGATCATTGGT GCTGCCAACACTCTTG AGCACCGAGTGTTCGTTGAGAAGGACGGCAAGGTTGTTTCTCCCTTCCA TGACatccctctcttcgccGACGAGTCCAAGACCGTCTTGAACA TGGTCGTCGAGGTTCCCAGATGGACTAACGCCAAGATGGAGATCTCCAAGGAGGAGGCTTTCAACCCCATCAAGCAGG ACATCAAGAAGGGCAAGCTCCGATACGTCCGAAACTGTTTCCCCCACCACG GTTACATCTGGAACTACGGAGCCTTCCCCCAAACTTGGGAGGATCCCAACGTCAAGCACGCCGAGACCGGTGCCAACGGTGACAACGATCCTCTCGACGTCTGTGAGATCGGTGAGGCCGTCGGATACGTCGGTCAGGTCAAGCAGGTCAAGGTCCTCGGTATCATGGCTCTCCTCGACGAGGGTGAGACCGACTGGAAGGTGCTTGTTGTTGACGTCAACGACCCTCTCGCCCCGAGATTGAACGACGTTGAGGACGTCGAGAGACACTTGCCTGGTCTGATCAGGGCCACCAATGAGTGGTTCAGAATCTACAAAATCCCCGACGGCAAGcccgag AACgtcttcgctttctccGGAGAGGCCAAGTCCAAGAAGTACGCCGTCGAGATCATCCACGAGTGTCACGAGGCTTGGAGGAAGCTCGTCCACGGCGAGACTGCCGCCAGCAGCGAGTCCTACAACTTGTCCAT CCACAACACCTCCGTTAAAGGCTCCAAGGGTCTCGTCAGTACCTCTGACCCCGTCTACGCATCCCTTCCCGCCGACTCCCGAAAGCCTGCTGGTCCCATCGACCCTTCCG TCTCCAagagcttcttcatctcttccgcttctgccTGA